From a single Myotis daubentonii chromosome 5, mMyoDau2.1, whole genome shotgun sequence genomic region:
- the MRPL34 gene encoding large ribosomal subunit protein bL34m: MALLGRSLSRPLCPVSRALLDVRWLQPQTLLRLPDAWGLPATQPSRGKARGNEYQPSNIKRKHKHGWIKRLSTPAGVQVILRRMLKGRKSLSH; this comes from the exons ATGGCGCTCTTGGGCAGATCCCTGAGTCGCCCGTTGTGTCCCGTCAGTAGGGCTCTCCTGGATGTCAG GTGGCTCCAGCCCCAGACCTTGCTGCGGCTGCCCGACGCCTGGGGGCTCCCCGCCACGCAGCCCAGCCGGGGCAAGGCACGCGGGAACGAGTACCAGCCGAGCAACATCAAACGCAAGCACAAGCACGGCTGGATCAAGCGCTTGAGCACACCGGCCGGCGTCCAGGTCATTCTTCGCCGCATGCTCAAGGGCCGAAAATCGCTGAGCCATTGA